From Chloroflexota bacterium, one genomic window encodes:
- a CDS encoding ABC transporter ATP-binding protein: MVASVHDLVKRYGGRTVLDGLTFDIRRGELLALLGPNGAGKTTTIEILEGYRRLDGGFATVLGRDPWRAGGALTGRVGLMLQGGGIYPQARPLEILRLHARFFGTPHDPAELLDLVGLRHAARTRYRVLSGGERQRLGLALALVGRPELLFLDEPTAGMDPAAKAATRALIGDLRTAGVTILLTTHELADIERLADRVAIIDRGRLVALGSPAELTAGAAPSVRLRLDRPPTPGAIAALAASIGERFEGGRVAVDGASGLRVVGVPPSPAVVERIAVACRARDLLIVELRTSAGSLEERYLELVGGDDEDVDAGEGASA, from the coding sequence ATCGTCGCGTCCGTTCACGACCTCGTGAAGCGATACGGTGGTCGGACGGTCCTTGACGGCCTGACCTTCGATATCCGGCGCGGTGAGCTCCTCGCACTCCTCGGCCCGAACGGCGCCGGCAAGACCACGACGATCGAGATCCTCGAGGGCTACCGCCGGCTCGATGGCGGGTTCGCCACGGTCCTCGGCCGCGACCCATGGCGGGCGGGTGGCGCGCTCACCGGGCGAGTGGGCCTCATGCTCCAGGGCGGAGGAATCTACCCGCAGGCGCGACCGCTCGAGATCCTCCGGCTCCACGCGAGGTTCTTCGGGACGCCGCACGATCCGGCCGAGCTCCTCGACCTCGTCGGGCTTCGCCATGCGGCCCGCACCAGGTACAGGGTCCTCTCCGGTGGCGAGCGGCAGCGACTCGGTCTCGCGCTGGCCCTCGTCGGACGGCCCGAGCTCCTCTTCCTCGATGAGCCCACGGCCGGCATGGACCCGGCGGCGAAGGCGGCGACCCGGGCCCTGATCGGCGATCTGCGGACGGCGGGCGTGACGATCCTCCTCACGACCCACGAGCTCGCCGACATCGAGCGCCTCGCGGATCGCGTCGCGATCATTGATCGCGGTCGGCTCGTCGCCCTCGGCTCGCCGGCAGAGCTGACGGCGGGCGCGGCGCCGTCCGTGCGGCTTCGACTCGACCGACCGCCGACCCCGGGCGCGATCGCCGCGTTGGCTGCGTCCATCGGCGAACGGTTCGAGGGCGGGCGCGTCGCCGTCGACGGAGCGAGCGGGCTTCGGGTCGTCGGCGTCCCGCCGTCTCCCGCGGTGGTGGAGCGGATCGCCGTCGCGTGCCGGGCACGGGACCTCCTCATCGTCGAGCTTCGGACGAGCGCCGGCTCGCTCGAGGAGCGCTACCTCGAGCTCGTCGGCGGCGATGACGAGGACGTGGACGCCGGCGAGGGCGCGTCGGCATGA
- a CDS encoding ABC transporter permease, whose translation MSEDPRTRWAPGSGRVAPRWRAVLGQTAMELRLTSRRGENLLVMLAIPIALLVFLSSVNVLPAGSGRPIDFLVPGILALAVISTSLVNLGIATAYERSYGVLKRLGGSPLGRGGLVAAKLIGVLVVEIGQLGVLVVVAGVGFGWGPGTGASIVVAVLAVVLGTLAFAGLGLLMAGALRAEATLAGANGLYLLLLLLGGIVVPIDQLPSALAALARILPASALSDALRIGVGASTGDPVLPLMVLAGWGVVTAGLAARTFRWD comes from the coding sequence ATGAGTGAGGATCCGCGGACCCGCTGGGCGCCGGGATCGGGCCGTGTCGCACCGCGCTGGCGGGCGGTCCTCGGGCAGACCGCCATGGAGCTGCGTCTCACGTCCCGGCGCGGCGAGAACCTCCTCGTGATGCTCGCGATCCCGATCGCACTCCTCGTGTTCCTCTCATCGGTCAATGTCCTCCCGGCAGGGAGCGGACGACCCATCGACTTCCTGGTCCCGGGCATCCTCGCGCTCGCCGTCATCTCGACGAGCCTCGTCAATCTCGGCATCGCGACGGCGTATGAGCGCTCGTATGGCGTCCTCAAGCGGCTCGGCGGTTCGCCTCTCGGACGGGGCGGACTCGTGGCGGCGAAGCTGATCGGCGTCCTCGTCGTGGAGATCGGCCAGCTCGGTGTCCTCGTCGTCGTCGCGGGAGTCGGATTCGGCTGGGGCCCGGGGACCGGCGCGTCCATCGTCGTGGCGGTCCTCGCCGTCGTCCTCGGAACGCTCGCGTTCGCCGGACTCGGACTCCTCATGGCCGGCGCGCTCCGGGCAGAGGCGACCCTCGCCGGGGCGAACGGCCTGTACCTCCTCCTGCTGCTGCTCGGCGGCATCGTGGTCCCGATCGATCAGCTGCCGTCCGCCCTCGCCGCCCTCGCCCGGATCCTGCCGGCGAGTGCGCTCTCGGACGCGCTCCGCATCGGCGTCGGCGCGAGTACGGGCGATCCCGTGCTCCCGCTCATGGTGCTCGCCGGCTGGGGCGTCGTCACGGCCGGACTCGCAGCGCGGACGTTCCGCTGGGATTGA
- a CDS encoding MFS transporter has protein sequence MTTFDRLRRIPGDWLARWRPVAPLFAAEIVVWIGFGALLPVLPLYFTEQGVDLATLGVVIAAWPAARLIGEPIFGWLADRVPRVPLMVAGLALSSVFLTLPLVLHGPAAFLVLRALDGLSTSIYDPAARGVLIDAMPAERHGEAFGWYGAAQMSGLLLGPALGGIGASLFGGIGFVFIMGGVLGLLGAVTVAVAVRDVPRRGHTPQAAAVGLAEFRRDLPPLEEGADPDGWARDGGSAPAGDGPRGDDPAADGLLGVTPPPGHGVDRPSSLRNRPLAAAILVNAGGNFGGGTYDVIWSIFLTAKGASLTLVSLTFSMFAIPVLLFGPLAGRIVDRRGSVRFLIVGSVMVGLSSLAYTLIVDPVWSIPIILVEATGFAILNPALYAIVGRGSPDGRSSTAQGVFGAAGTVGFVVASLVTGTLAGIDLRFPFYLFSAVIFTSLIGALLVGGRPLLASDSRRPGRRMGAEPGDPEVAAT, from the coding sequence ATGACCACCTTCGACCGCCTCCGCCGCATCCCCGGCGACTGGCTCGCCCGCTGGCGACCGGTCGCGCCGCTGTTCGCGGCGGAGATCGTCGTGTGGATCGGGTTCGGAGCCCTGCTCCCGGTCCTGCCCCTCTATTTCACCGAGCAGGGCGTCGACCTGGCGACGCTCGGAGTCGTCATCGCGGCCTGGCCCGCGGCGCGCCTCATCGGTGAGCCGATCTTCGGCTGGCTCGCCGACCGGGTGCCGCGGGTCCCTCTCATGGTCGCCGGACTCGCCCTGTCATCCGTATTCCTAACGCTGCCACTCGTGCTCCACGGACCGGCTGCGTTCCTCGTCCTGCGGGCCCTCGACGGACTGTCGACCTCGATCTACGATCCGGCCGCTCGCGGCGTCCTCATCGATGCGATGCCCGCCGAGCGTCACGGTGAGGCCTTCGGCTGGTACGGCGCGGCCCAGATGTCCGGCCTCCTGCTCGGGCCGGCGCTCGGCGGCATCGGGGCGAGCCTCTTCGGCGGCATCGGCTTCGTGTTCATCATGGGCGGCGTCCTCGGACTGCTCGGGGCTGTCACGGTGGCCGTCGCCGTGCGGGACGTCCCCCGCCGGGGGCACACCCCGCAGGCCGCGGCGGTCGGTCTCGCCGAGTTCCGTCGCGACCTCCCGCCGCTCGAGGAGGGTGCCGATCCCGATGGGTGGGCGAGGGACGGAGGCTCGGCTCCGGCCGGCGACGGTCCGCGCGGCGACGATCCGGCCGCCGACGGTCTGCTCGGGGTCACGCCGCCTCCCGGCCACGGGGTGGATCGCCCGTCGTCGCTCCGCAATCGCCCGCTCGCGGCGGCGATCCTCGTCAACGCAGGGGGGAACTTCGGCGGCGGGACGTACGACGTCATCTGGAGCATCTTCCTCACGGCGAAGGGGGCGAGCCTCACGCTCGTGAGCCTCACGTTCTCGATGTTCGCGATCCCGGTGCTCCTGTTCGGGCCGCTCGCCGGTCGGATCGTGGACCGGCGCGGCAGCGTTCGGTTCCTCATCGTCGGATCGGTCATGGTCGGCCTCTCGAGCCTCGCCTACACGCTCATCGTCGATCCGGTCTGGTCCATCCCGATCATCCTCGTGGAGGCGACCGGCTTCGCGATCCTCAACCCGGCCCTGTACGCGATCGTGGGACGCGGGAGTCCGGATGGACGGTCCTCCACCGCCCAGGGGGTCTTCGGCGCAGCCGGCACGGTCGGCTTCGTCGTGGCCTCGCTCGTGACCGGAACGCTCGCCGGGATCGATCTGCGTTTCCCCTTTTATCTCTTCTCGGCGGTCATCTTCACCTCCCTCATCGGGGCGCTGCTCGTGGGAGGGCGGCCGCTGCTCGCGAGCGACTCGAGGCGGCCGGGGCGGCGGATGGGTGCCGAACCGGGCGATCCCGAGGTCGCAGCGACATGA
- a CDS encoding D-glycerate dehydrogenase yields MDRPRVFVARRIPEAGLASIRDTCEALVWEDELPPSRADLLAGVAGRDGILTLLTDRVDSELLDVAGPRLRVVSNYAVGYDNVDVAACTARGVAVGNTPGALTETTADFAFALLMAAGRRLPEGDRFVRTGGWRTWGPLLLLGADIHGATLGIVGFGRIGQAVARRASGFGMTVLYHNRTPVPEETERALGVTRVDLDELLAHSDFVSLHVNLTAETRGLIDAARLRSMRPTAILVNTARGPVVDQRALYEALRDGVIAGAALDVTDPEPIAPDDPLLSLDQCLVVPHIASATHATRGRMAEMAAANLIAGVRGERLPTPVNPGVR; encoded by the coding sequence GTGGACCGGCCGCGTGTCTTCGTCGCGCGCCGGATCCCGGAGGCCGGCCTCGCCTCGATCCGCGACACCTGCGAGGCGCTCGTCTGGGAGGACGAGCTGCCACCATCGCGGGCGGATCTCCTCGCCGGCGTCGCCGGTCGCGACGGGATCCTCACCCTCCTCACCGATCGGGTCGACAGCGAGCTGCTCGACGTGGCGGGCCCGCGACTGCGAGTCGTGAGCAACTACGCGGTGGGCTATGACAACGTCGACGTTGCGGCGTGCACGGCGCGGGGCGTCGCGGTCGGGAACACGCCGGGTGCACTCACCGAGACGACCGCCGACTTCGCCTTCGCCCTCCTCATGGCCGCCGGCCGGCGACTCCCGGAGGGCGATCGGTTCGTCCGGACGGGGGGATGGCGGACGTGGGGCCCGCTCCTCCTCCTCGGCGCGGACATCCACGGCGCGACGCTCGGGATCGTGGGCTTCGGGCGGATCGGGCAGGCTGTTGCCCGGCGTGCCTCCGGGTTCGGGATGACGGTCCTCTATCACAACCGGACGCCGGTGCCGGAAGAGACCGAACGGGCGCTCGGGGTGACGCGGGTGGACCTCGACGAGCTCCTCGCCCACTCGGACTTCGTCTCGCTCCACGTCAACCTGACGGCGGAGACGCGCGGGCTCATCGATGCGGCGCGCCTTCGATCGATGCGGCCGACAGCGATCCTCGTCAACACGGCGCGCGGCCCGGTCGTCGACCAGCGGGCGCTGTACGAGGCGCTCCGGGACGGGGTGATCGCGGGAGCCGCGCTCGACGTGACCGATCCGGAGCCGATCGCGCCGGACGATCCGCTCCTCTCGCTCGACCAGTGCCTCGTCGTCCCCCACATCGCGTCGGCGACGCACGCGACCCGCGGCCGGATGGCCGAGATGGCGGCCGCGAATCTCATCGCCGGCGTACGCGGCGAGCGGCTCCCGACCCCCGTCAACCCGGGGGTCCGGTAG
- a CDS encoding pyridoxal phosphate-dependent aminotransferase: MRLASRMERLGTETAFAAAARARALEATGRDIIHLEIGEPDFDTPPNIRAAADRALADGWTHYGPALGLPVLREAVALDASRRKGFPVVADRVVVTPGAKPIMFYAILGLVDAGDEVIYPDPGFPIYESMARFVGATAVPVPIRQEHGFRMDPEEIARLVSPRTRLLIFNSPANPTGGVIPRADLEAIAAIAIEHDLVVLADEIYGRIVYDGEHVSIASLPGMAERTIVLDGFSKTFAMTGWRLGYAIVPEPLVAAFSGLIINSVSCTSSFSQVAAAEALLGPQDSVDAMVREFRIRRELIVDGLNAIPGISCLRPEGAFYVFPDVSGTGMTGERFADAMLYEGGVSLLAGTAFGQVGRSHVRISYANSQAKIAEALGRIRAVLATVAV; encoded by the coding sequence ATGCGCCTCGCCTCACGGATGGAACGACTCGGCACCGAGACCGCGTTCGCCGCGGCCGCTCGCGCTCGCGCCCTCGAGGCGACCGGGCGCGACATCATCCACCTGGAGATCGGCGAGCCCGACTTCGACACGCCGCCGAACATCCGGGCGGCGGCAGATCGAGCCCTCGCCGACGGCTGGACCCACTACGGCCCGGCGCTCGGCCTGCCCGTCCTGCGCGAGGCGGTCGCCCTCGACGCGTCGCGCCGCAAGGGCTTCCCGGTCGTCGCCGATCGGGTGGTCGTCACGCCGGGTGCGAAGCCGATCATGTTCTACGCCATCCTCGGCCTCGTCGACGCGGGCGACGAGGTGATCTACCCGGATCCCGGCTTCCCGATCTACGAGTCGATGGCGCGCTTCGTGGGAGCGACCGCGGTCCCGGTCCCGATCCGCCAGGAGCACGGCTTCAGGATGGACCCGGAGGAGATCGCCCGCCTCGTGAGCCCGCGGACGCGCCTCCTCATCTTCAACTCGCCGGCCAATCCCACCGGCGGCGTCATCCCGCGAGCGGATCTCGAGGCGATCGCCGCGATCGCGATCGAGCACGATCTCGTGGTCCTCGCCGACGAGATCTACGGCCGGATCGTCTACGACGGGGAGCACGTCTCGATCGCGAGCCTGCCGGGCATGGCCGAGCGGACCATCGTCCTCGACGGCTTCTCGAAGACGTTCGCGATGACCGGCTGGCGGCTCGGCTACGCGATCGTCCCGGAGCCGCTCGTCGCCGCGTTCAGCGGGCTCATCATCAACAGCGTCAGCTGCACGAGCTCGTTCAGCCAGGTCGCCGCCGCGGAGGCGCTCCTCGGACCGCAGGACTCGGTCGACGCGATGGTCCGCGAGTTCCGGATCCGCCGGGAGCTCATCGTCGACGGCCTCAATGCGATCCCGGGGATCTCGTGTCTCCGTCCCGAGGGCGCCTTCTACGTCTTCCCGGACGTGTCAGGGACGGGGATGACCGGCGAGCGTTTCGCCGACGCGATGCTCTACGAGGGCGGTGTCTCGCTCCTCGCCGGCACGGCGTTCGGGCAGGTGGGCCGGAGCCACGTCCGGATCAGCTACGCGAACTCGCAGGCGAAGATCGCCGAGGCACTCGGGCGGATCCGGGCCGTCCTCGCGACGGTCGCCGTCTGA
- a CDS encoding DUF2203 domain-containing protein: MTTFYDIDAANARLPLVRDLLTLLREARAELIRLRDLAADPGVDEAELRRLRLRMQGIIDQMQAAVVRLDAMSITLRDIESGLIDFPALVNGRQVCLCWRLGEHEVVWWHELSAGFAGRRELAELV, translated from the coding sequence GTGACGACGTTCTACGACATCGACGCCGCGAACGCCCGGCTGCCGCTGGTCCGCGACCTCCTCACGCTCCTTCGCGAGGCGCGGGCCGAGCTCATCCGCCTCCGGGATCTCGCCGCGGATCCCGGCGTGGACGAAGCCGAGCTGCGGCGGCTGCGCCTGCGGATGCAGGGCATCATCGACCAGATGCAGGCGGCGGTCGTCCGACTCGACGCGATGAGCATCACCCTCCGCGACATCGAGAGCGGCCTCATCGACTTTCCGGCCCTCGTCAACGGCCGCCAGGTCTGCCTCTGCTGGCGGCTCGGCGAGCACGAGGTCGTCTGGTGGCACGAGCTGAGCGCCGGTTTCGCCGGCCGGCGCGAGCTCGCCGAGCTCGTCTGA
- a CDS encoding rhodanese-like domain-containing protein — translation MGPASRTPSIDPSTADARRRSTETPSPVLLDVREADEHRSGRPEGAVLAPLSTLAARLGEIPRDRPIFVICHSGGRSATVTDYLLANGWSDVLNVGGGMIAWERAGMPVRTGHRTPWSTNSRRERQPPA, via the coding sequence ATGGGCCCCGCATCCCGGACCCCATCGATCGACCCGTCGACGGCGGACGCCCGACGCCGTTCGACCGAGACGCCGAGCCCGGTCTTGCTCGACGTCCGGGAGGCGGACGAGCACCGCAGCGGTCGACCCGAGGGCGCCGTCCTCGCCCCACTGTCCACGCTCGCGGCCCGACTCGGCGAGATCCCGCGCGACCGCCCGATCTTTGTCATCTGCCACTCGGGCGGGCGGTCCGCGACGGTGACCGACTACCTGCTCGCGAACGGCTGGTCGGACGTCCTCAACGTCGGCGGCGGGATGATCGCCTGGGAGCGCGCCGGCATGCCTGTTCGGACCGGCCACCGGACGCCCTGGAGTACGAACTCCCGGCGTGAGCGTCAGCCGCCGGCGTGA
- a CDS encoding cupredoxin domain-containing protein codes for MTDQPERPGQQLPARRPDAVPAPAERFTAPPSAHAFELTPERAAGIVRQTANARWVGFLAVLVVVLFVIGYYFYELGVPGVPDTSRLGAEVAAQQVTSIERGYNIYQANCARCHGVNGQGFANDAGAPPLNEQDKLFAHLNPTYLANVLREGGRYVCGNAKSLMPVWSNDNGGPLNYAQIDDLIAYLRATNTQTYVVRDPSTNEPVIDPKTGKVETFTGWVDPSYKPAPGATPFPDCWSSAFSSGASSGSSPAPTPAPGATTVDITAQGIAFTTTAVTAPAGQAFAIAFDNQDAGIPHNVEIKDSTGAVVFKGAIVTGVIKTTYAVPALAAGTYPFQCTVHPNMTGTLTVK; via the coding sequence ATGACCGATCAGCCGGAACGCCCCGGGCAGCAGCTCCCGGCACGGCGACCGGACGCGGTGCCCGCCCCGGCCGAGCGGTTTACCGCACCGCCGAGCGCCCACGCCTTCGAGCTGACGCCGGAGCGCGCGGCCGGGATCGTCCGACAGACGGCGAACGCCCGCTGGGTCGGCTTCCTCGCCGTCCTCGTCGTCGTCCTGTTCGTCATCGGCTACTACTTCTACGAGCTCGGCGTTCCGGGGGTCCCCGACACCAGTCGGCTCGGGGCGGAGGTGGCCGCCCAGCAGGTGACGTCCATCGAGCGTGGCTACAACATCTACCAGGCGAACTGCGCCCGCTGTCACGGCGTGAACGGCCAGGGCTTCGCGAACGACGCCGGCGCTCCGCCGCTCAACGAGCAGGACAAGCTCTTCGCCCACCTCAATCCGACGTACCTGGCGAACGTCCTTCGCGAAGGTGGCCGCTATGTGTGCGGCAACGCCAAGAGCCTCATGCCCGTCTGGTCGAATGACAACGGCGGTCCCCTGAACTACGCCCAGATCGACGATCTCATCGCCTACCTCCGGGCGACGAACACGCAGACGTACGTCGTTCGCGATCCCTCGACGAACGAGCCGGTCATCGACCCGAAGACCGGCAAGGTGGAGACGTTCACCGGCTGGGTGGATCCCAGCTACAAGCCGGCCCCCGGCGCGACGCCGTTCCCGGACTGCTGGAGCTCCGCCTTCTCGAGCGGCGCATCGAGTGGCTCGAGTCCGGCCCCCACGCCCGCCCCGGGCGCGACGACCGTGGACATCACGGCCCAGGGCATCGCCTTCACGACGACCGCCGTGACGGCACCGGCCGGTCAGGCGTTCGCGATCGCGTTCGACAACCAGGACGCCGGCATTCCCCACAACGTGGAGATCAAGGATTCGACGGGCGCCGTCGTCTTCAAGGGGGCCATCGTCACCGGCGTGATCAAGACGACCTACGCCGTCCCGGCCCTCGCGGCGGGAACGTATCCCTTCCAATGCACGGTCCACCCGAACATGACGGGGACGCTCACGGTCAAGTAG
- a CDS encoding Rieske 2Fe-2S domain-containing protein — protein sequence MSNYQVEPASRPQALTKEALKARRHEQVQGMSRRSLIRRSVGGAMALWLTELGAGTLGFLWPNLAGGFGGIVKVGSLADLKLANSNLPIADGFPAYVPDARAYIVLVDTNRQQFVPGTDTTGDGTALNVRPLYQRCPHLGCRPNPCLKNFWFECPCHGSRYDRLGIKADGARFGPAPRSMDRFSATVKGDGSLWLDTGKITLGPLPVALGQPGLIPPKSPTGCI from the coding sequence ATGAGCAACTACCAGGTCGAACCCGCATCGCGCCCCCAGGCGCTCACGAAGGAGGCGCTCAAGGCTCGCCGCCACGAGCAGGTCCAGGGCATGTCCCGGCGATCGCTCATCCGGCGATCCGTCGGCGGCGCGATGGCCCTCTGGCTGACCGAGCTCGGGGCGGGCACGCTCGGCTTCCTCTGGCCGAACCTCGCCGGCGGCTTCGGCGGCATCGTGAAGGTCGGGAGCCTGGCCGATCTCAAGCTCGCCAACAGCAACCTGCCGATCGCCGACGGCTTCCCGGCCTACGTGCCGGATGCCCGGGCGTACATCGTGCTCGTCGACACGAACCGCCAGCAGTTCGTCCCGGGAACGGACACGACCGGCGACGGGACCGCGCTCAACGTCCGCCCGCTCTACCAGCGTTGTCCGCACCTGGGCTGCCGGCCGAACCCGTGCCTGAAGAACTTCTGGTTCGAGTGCCCTTGCCACGGGTCGCGCTACGACCGCCTCGGGATCAAGGCGGACGGGGCGCGGTTCGGTCCGGCCCCGCGGTCCATGGACCGCTTCTCGGCCACCGTGAAGGGCGACGGCTCCCTCTGGCTCGACACCGGAAAGATCACCCTGGGGCCGCTCCCTGTCGCGCTCGGCCAGCCTGGCCTCATCCCGCCGAAGTCGCCGACCGGATGCATCTGA
- a CDS encoding cytochrome b N-terminal domain-containing protein produces MSFLERVDQSIRRSAVWRSLFRQPYPSDERSRAYAVMNNVFLHIHPVRVRQHAVKFAYTFCLGGLSFFLFLVLTVTGVYLMFFYVPSDKLAYTDILNIQSHVAFGLLTRNIHRWAAHLMVFFVFLHMMRVFYHGAYKPPREFNWVVGVVLLFSTLFVSFTGYLLPWDQISYWAITIGTNMAGYAPLFNTPSKLLLLGGLEVGQNTLLRFYVLHIMVMPLIMAIFLAVHFWRIRKDGGISGPL; encoded by the coding sequence GTGAGCTTCCTCGAGCGGGTGGACCAGAGCATCCGCCGGAGCGCCGTGTGGCGATCCCTGTTCCGCCAGCCGTACCCGAGCGACGAGCGGTCGCGCGCGTACGCCGTGATGAACAACGTGTTCCTCCACATCCACCCGGTCCGGGTCCGCCAGCACGCCGTGAAGTTCGCCTACACCTTCTGTCTCGGCGGGTTGAGCTTCTTCCTCTTCCTCGTCCTCACCGTGACCGGCGTCTATCTCATGTTCTTCTACGTGCCCTCGGACAAGCTCGCCTACACGGACATCCTCAACATCCAGAGTCACGTCGCCTTCGGCCTGCTCACCCGGAACATCCACCGCTGGGCGGCCCACCTCATGGTCTTCTTCGTCTTCCTCCACATGATGCGGGTCTTCTACCACGGCGCATACAAGCCGCCGCGTGAGTTCAACTGGGTCGTCGGAGTGGTCCTCCTCTTCTCGACCCTGTTCGTGAGCTTCACGGGCTACCTGCTGCCGTGGGACCAGATCAGCTACTGGGCGATCACGATCGGAACGAACATGGCCGGCTACGCGCCGCTCTTCAACACGCCGAGCAAGCTCCTCCTCCTCGGCGGCCTGGAGGTCGGCCAGAACACGCTGCTGCGGTTCTATGTCCTCCACATCATGGTCATGCCGCTCATCATGGCGATCTTCCTGGCGGTCCATTTCTGGCGCATCCGCAAGGACGGCGGGATCTCCGGCCCGCTATGA
- a CDS encoding FAD-dependent oxidoreductase, which produces MAIDPYQEFLVQPVDASWLQCNIECQEACPVGTNCRGYLNLAAEGRFEEGYILSRDPNPVAAMCSYVCSAPCERACRRGDIDRPLAIRAMKRFLVEWHEASGIPDVMPRITARDERVAVVGAGPAGLSVARELALKGFGVTVFDSLPYAGGTMLIGVPAFRLPREAIEMDVRLIERLGVTFRFNTTIGTEITFEGLQAEFDAVAITAGAMNAVELDVPGSELAGVQYGVDFMKRANLGQPLEVGNDVVVIGGGYTAMDCSRTSLRHGAEHVTIAYRRTRSELVVDEEELGETEREGVRMEFLVSPVELIGEDGHLTGVRFIRNKLGEPDASGRRSPVPIPGSDFVVKADTVIPAVSQAADLTFLPVEASFEINRGRVKVDPATYATNVRGVFACGDFVTGPTTLIEAAGHGKKCAYAIDRYLSGRQDVTVAANVRITSSWRHDMPELYDVLPRQHIPMAPLAARMPSTQPEVNFTTPVELGYTTNQAVAESTRCLMCNFNIWFDPFRCVLCGACADVCPEGVIHMVDVNQLKSEGVLPEVEEAYGWSQGAAMILDEERCIRCALCVKRCPFDAITMERFELEEISTDGRLYKESYRDAQLAGLAGVAGGHG; this is translated from the coding sequence GTGGCCATCGACCCGTACCAGGAATTCCTCGTTCAACCGGTCGACGCGTCCTGGCTCCAGTGCAACATCGAGTGCCAGGAAGCGTGCCCGGTCGGGACGAACTGCCGCGGCTATCTCAACCTCGCGGCCGAGGGACGATTCGAGGAGGGCTACATCCTCAGCCGGGATCCCAACCCGGTCGCCGCGATGTGCTCGTACGTCTGTTCGGCTCCGTGCGAGCGCGCCTGTAGGCGCGGTGACATCGATCGCCCGCTCGCGATCCGGGCGATGAAGCGGTTCCTCGTCGAATGGCACGAGGCGTCCGGGATCCCGGACGTCATGCCGCGGATCACGGCCCGCGACGAGCGGGTCGCCGTGGTCGGCGCCGGGCCGGCCGGTCTCTCCGTCGCTCGCGAGCTCGCCCTCAAGGGGTTCGGCGTCACCGTCTTCGACAGCCTGCCGTACGCCGGCGGGACGATGCTGATCGGGGTCCCGGCCTTCCGTCTCCCGCGCGAGGCGATCGAGATGGACGTCCGGCTCATCGAACGGCTCGGGGTCACGTTCCGATTCAACACGACGATCGGCACGGAGATCACGTTCGAGGGCCTGCAAGCGGAGTTCGACGCCGTCGCGATCACTGCCGGCGCGATGAACGCCGTCGAGCTCGACGTCCCGGGCTCGGAGCTCGCGGGCGTTCAGTACGGCGTCGACTTCATGAAGCGGGCGAACCTGGGCCAGCCGCTCGAGGTCGGCAACGACGTGGTCGTCATCGGCGGCGGGTACACCGCGATGGACTGCTCGCGGACGAGCCTTCGCCATGGCGCGGAGCACGTGACGATCGCCTATCGCCGGACGCGTTCCGAGCTCGTGGTGGACGAGGAGGAGCTCGGCGAGACCGAGCGCGAGGGCGTGCGGATGGAATTCCTCGTCAGCCCCGTCGAGCTCATCGGCGAGGACGGCCATCTCACCGGCGTGCGGTTCATCCGCAACAAGCTCGGCGAGCCGGACGCATCCGGTCGTCGTTCGCCCGTCCCGATCCCCGGCTCCGACTTCGTCGTCAAGGCGGACACGGTGATCCCGGCCGTCTCGCAGGCCGCGGACCTGACGTTCCTGCCGGTCGAGGCGAGCTTCGAGATCAACCGCGGACGGGTCAAGGTGGACCCCGCCACGTACGCCACGAACGTCCGGGGTGTCTTTGCCTGTGGCGATTTCGTGACCGGCCCCACGACCCTCATCGAGGCGGCCGGTCACGGCAAGAAGTGCGCCTATGCGATCGATCGCTATCTCAGCGGTCGCCAGGACGTGACCGTCGCCGCGAACGTCAGGATCACGAGCTCGTGGCGCCACGACATGCCCGAGCTGTACGACGTCCTGCCGCGCCAGCACATCCCGATGGCACCGCTCGCCGCGCGCATGCCGTCGACCCAGCCGGAGGTGAACTTCACCACCCCGGTCGAGCTCGGCTACACGACGAACCAGGCGGTCGCCGAGTCGACGCGGTGCCTCATGTGCAACTTCAACATCTGGTTCGATCCGTTCCGCTGCGTCCTCTGCGGCGCCTGTGCGGATGTCTGTCCGGAGGGCGTCATCCACATGGTGGACGTGAACCAGCTCAAGTCCGAGGGGGTCCTGCCGGAAGTCGAGGAGGCGTACGGCTGGAGCCAGGGCGCGGCGATGATCCTCGATGAGGAGCGCTGCATCCGCTGTGCTCTCTGCGTCAAGCGATGCCCGTTCGACGCCATTACGATGGAACGGTTCGAGCTCGAGGAGATCTCGACGGACGGTCGGCTCTACAAGGAGTCGTACCGGGACGCGCAACTCGCCGGTCTGGCGGGCGTCGCAGGAGGGCATGGGTGA